One Intestinimonas butyriciproducens genomic window, AACGCTTCGGTGGGCGGCTCCGGGGTGGTTTCAGTTCCATACAGACTGACAGGCGCGCTTTCAGCCGGTGGCGCTCCCTCTCTGTGCCGCTGAGATGGACGTTGTCCCCATCATTGCCTTCATAACGGGGACACTATATCACCAAATCCCCCGGATGTCAAGCATCTTCCGCCCCTTCCGCGCCTTCTGCGGGGACGGGCCGCCTTCCAAGCGCCGCAGCGGGCTCCCGCAGAGGAAAGGGCGCCGGACAAAGCCGGCGCCCTTTGGCGGAGCATGGAAACAGATGGATATCCTCAGGCAGCCGCCTCAGCGGTCACCGGGGTGGTAATGGCGGTCCGCACGGCGGCTACCTGCTCGGCGGTGAGGCCCACGGTCCCCATGAGGTAGGTCTCAGCGGCCTGCCGGAGGTCGGCCTGCTTCATTTCCTCCTTGGTCTCGGTGCCGGTCAGGGTGCACAGGGTCTTGATGATGTTGCTGTTGGCGATGCTGTACCAGCGGTCGGAATGATGCTCTACATGGTAGTAGTTTTCATAGGAGAGCATATAGTCCTCCACGATCTCTTCCGCCTCAGCGCCGCCCAGGGCCTCCAGGAGGGCGGCGACAAAGCCGGCCCGGTCTTTGCCCTCGTTGCAGTGGATGAGATAGGGGCCCTCATTGTCGATCAGGTACACAAGGCCGGTCTTCAGCTTGGCATTGAATTCCTCAGCGGCAAAGTCCACACCCATGTCCAGGGGTGCCACATTGAGGGTGGCGTAATAGGTGCCGGCATAGCCCTCATAGGCCTCCAGGACCTCCAGGCTGTCGGCCAGGTTGAGGACCGTCTTGATCCCTGCGGCCTCGGCCAGCTTGTCGGCATAGCTGTTGCGGCCCAGCTCGGGGTTCACCGGGCTGGAGGAGCGGTAGAGGATGCCGGCGGGGATATCTCCCATGACCACGGGACGGAAATTGGCAAACACCTCATCAGAGGCGTAGTCGTCCCGCTCATTGGTACGCAGGGAGTCGATGTTGCGGATCTCGTACTCCTCCAGGTAGCCGGCTTTCTCCGCCATAGTGAACTCCAGGTAAGAGCCCACCTCGGCGCCATAAGTACCGGAAAAGTTGCCCATGTTGATGGCCACGGTCACATAGCCGTCTCCGTCGGCGAGGATGACCACATTCCCGTTGTCCACGTTGCTGTATGCGTCGCCGTAGGGGGCCTGCACAGTGGTGTCGCCCACAGTGACGTTCAGAATGTCGCCCAGCTCAAAACCGGCGCCGGCAAACTGATAAGCGGGGATATTGGTGGTGACGTTGCCGTACTTGCTCACGCTGGTGACGCCGGCGCCGATGCCGCCGTTAAAGGTATTTTCCAGGAAGCCGATGCCGGCGTAGATGGCGTCGGTGAGGGCGGTATCGTCTCCGGAGAACACATTAAAGGTGTGATCACAGTTTTCAATGAAATAGGTGCGGGAGTTCTCATTCTTGGAGGCCGCCACGATCTGATCGGCGTTGTCCGGAGTCACGGTGGTGTCGGCCAGGCCGTTGATGGCCAAAATGGGGCCGGTGATCTTGGCCACCTCGGCGGCCTTATCGGTGCTCAGAGACTCCTCGAACCAACGCAGGCCCAGGGGCAGGGGATCGCGCCAGTCGAAGGTGAGCTCCACAGAGCCCTCCTTCTTGGCAGTCTCATAAGCAGCGTCGTAGTCCTCAAAGAAATTGGCCCCACTCAGACGCATGGCGCCCGCCCAAGTGATCACGGCCTTGAAGGTGTCGGGATACGCGGCGGCGGCCAGCAGAGCGTTGGTGCCGCCCTGGCTCCAGCCCATGACGGCCAGATTGTTCAGCTTCAGCTCTGCGGTCAGGTAGTCCGCGGCCGCCTTGGCGTCAATGTTGGCCGAGGTATAGCAGTAGTCGCTGTAGGACGCGGTGGAGTCGCCGTTGCCCATAAAGTCGATGCGCAGGGTGGCGAGGCCCTGGAGTGCCATCAAGGGGGCGGCTGTGGCATAGCCGTTGCCCGCCTCGTCCTTGTTGGAGCCGGTGCCGTGGAGCATGACCACCGCGGCGTAAGCGCCCTCGTCAGGCACCGTCAGCACGCCGGGAATGGTGTGGGCGGGGATGCCGTCGGTCTCGGGTACCTCGATCTCCACGTAGGTCTCGCTGTAGCCGGAGGACAGCTTGGCGTAATTCATAAGGATGGTGGCCAGTTCGGTGCGCACGGCGGTGCCGTTGGGATCCAGCAGGTTCCCCGGCTTGCCGCCGATGATGCCCGAGCCCACGGCCACGCGCATGCCGTCTGCGGCCCAATCGGCCACATCGGCCACGTCGGTATAGGCGCTCAGGTCGCCGTCCGTCACGATCTTGCCCTCCAGCTCGGCGTAACGGGCAAAGATGGTGGCGATCTCAGCGCGGGTGATGGCGCGCTCGCCATAGAAGCCGCCGTCAGTGGGAACAACGGCAAGTCCCACTTCCTCCGCCCAGGCGGCGGCGGACGCATACCACTTGCCCTTCACATCGGCAAAGGTGGTCTCGCCCACCTCGGGCTTGCCCTGCGCGTTGTACAGCGTCTGGAACACCGTGGCGCGGGTCACCATACCGTTGGGGGTGAACACCTTGGCCTCGGTGCTGGTGGAGCCCATGATGCCGTTTTCGATGACATAATGCACCGCCTCGGCGTACCACGCATCGGCATCCACATCCGCCCAGTCGGCGGTCTCGGGCTCCTCAGGGGTCTCGGCGGGCGTGCCGGTCACTTTGATCCGCCCCTGTCCGGCGGGGTCGGCATAGTCCTCGCTCACCACACCGCCCAGCTCATCCACGATGTAGTTGATCAACACCTGGTTGTCGATCATCACACAGTCCTTCAGCAACGGGTCGTCCTTGAACATCACGAATCCGTCGCCGCCGGACTTCAGCATATAGTTATGGGACGCCAGCGTATAGGTCTTCTCAGGGTCAATGGGCGCGCCGTTTACCAGTACATCCTTTACCCGGCGCTCACCCTCCACCTTCACGAACTCCTTCTCGTCGTTCAGCACCACGCTGGAGGGGATGCTGGTATCGATTGTGTAGGTGAGCCCGGACACCTGCAGGAACCCTCCGTTCTCCTCAGGCATCACCCGCGCGCCCATCTCCAGCGCGTCCAGGATGTCCTGGCCCGTGGTCTCCACCACGCACGCCTCGTTTCCGAAGGGATGCACGTTGATGATCTGCTCATAGGTGATGTCTCCGGCGGGAATGTCCGCGCGTACGCCGCCGCCGTTGACAAACGCTACGTCCGCGTCCAGCATCACACGGTATGCGTCGGCGCACAGGTCGCCCAGATTGGTCTCCGCGCTCCGCACCGCGCGCTCCCCCGTAACAGTGTCCTTGGTGGTCAGCTCCACGTCGGTCTTGGCCACCACTTTTTTCAGCACTTCCGCAAATTCGTCGTTGATGCCCTTCACAAAAGCCGCCGTGGCCTCATCCTCCGCCGCGCAGTCCTTCGCCGCCACCAGCTCGCTGGTGATTTCGCCCGTCGCGGTGTCGATGACTACCTTGCCCAGGTTCTCCAGCTTCGTGCCGGTCTGGGCCACCACCACGTCCTCACCGTCCTTGTTCTTCTCCGTCTTTTCAAAGGTGCTGTGGGAATGGCCGTCGATCAGCACGTCGATGCCGGTGGTGTTTGCGATCACCTCCGTAGAGGTCCATGGGGAGCTCTGCTCATCGATGCCCAAGTGCCCCAACGCCACCACATAGTCCGCGCCCTCGGCCCTCGCCGCGTCCACGGCCTTCTGCACCGCGTTATACAGGTCCGCGCCCTCGTTCCCCTGGCAGAAGCTGTAGATATAGTTTCCCTCTGCATCCTGGAAGTAGGTCGGCGTCGACTTTGTGAAGGACTCAGGCGTATCGATGCCCACATAGCCCACCTTCACATCCCCATAGGTCAGCACCTTGTACCCTTCCAGTACAGGGTTCCCCTCCAGGTCCGTAAAATTGGCGCACAGGTACTCGTACTCCGCCTTCTCCTTTGCCAGGCTCAGGAAGTTTTCCATCCCGTAGTCGAACTCATGGTTTCCCGGGATGGCCAGATCGTAGCCCACCTCGTTCATGATGTCCACGATGTATGCGCCCTTGGACAGCGTCCCGATGGGGCCGCCCTGGATCGCATCGCCGGCGTCCACCAGCGTTACGTTTCCAGCGCCGTACTCGGTCTCCATCGCCGTCTTATACGCGGCCACACCCGCGTATCCCATGTTGGTGACTTCCCCTTCTTCGTTCTTCGCCTGATCGATCCCGCAGTGCACATCGTTTGTGTGCAGGATCACGATCTTTCCGCCTTCGCTCTCTTCCGCAGCCAGCGCTGGCGCCGCCATCGTGATCACCATGGCAAACGCCAGGAACAGCGAGAGCATCTTCTTTTTCATTGACCTGTTTCCACCTTTCTTTTCCACGTCTTACATACCATTTACCTGCATGGTACGGATATTTATAATAGTAACAAAACGGTGACAAGAATACAAGCACCGACCGCAGATTATTTTCGATCTCCAGGCTCAGAAAAGGGGTCCGGAGCCAGTCGGCTCCGGACCCCTTGGGTCGGCTGTATGTCCTGTCACGCCGCGGCGGATGGCTCCGTCTCCGCGTTTGTCATGTCATAGGTGCTCGGGAACACGGCGCCGTTGACCACCCATACGTCGGTGAGGTCGGGCTGGCCGTCCTCACCCACCGCGCAGACCAGATAGTCGCCCTCGCCATGGGGGACCCCGGCCCGATTGGCCTGGAGCACGTCGCCCCAGGAGGTCTGCACCTCCACCTGGAGCTCTGCGGGAACAAAGCAGGCAAAGTTTCCGGTGGTGGGCTTTGTCTTGAGTTCGATATACGTATCGGCGGTGAAATCCTCGGCCGTGAGCTCGCTGCCGTCGGCCTTGGTGTAGGTCTGGATGACCTTCTCAAGCTTGGTCACCCACTCCTCGCCTACCGTACCCTTGAGGATCACATCCGCGCCATTGGGCTGGGCCGTATAGTGGGCGTCCTCCAGCTCATTGTACACCTCGGTGTCCTGAGAGACCATTTTGCCCTGGATCATATAGTCGGTCTTGCCGGTGGCAAACCATTCGTATTCGGTGGTGGCCAGGTAATCCTCCATGCTCGTCTTACCCAGCAGATTTCTGGAGAAGAAGGCGGAGATGCTGCCCTCCACGGCGGCGGTCACGGCGGGCTGATCGGAATAGAATCCATAGCCATGGTCGGCGTCGGGCACAACGATCTCCTCGGCGGCGGGGTAAGCCGCCACGATGAGCTTATTGGTGGCGTCGGTCACCACATCATCCTTGTCGCCGTGGAGCACCAGCATGGGACCGGTATAATTTTTGATGTTGGCCAGGGGGTCCACCAACATATCCTCAAACCATTGGGCGGAGAGGGACAGATTCTGTCCATAGCGGGTGGTGTAGTCAAAGGAGCCCTTCTCCTCGGCAGAAGCGATGGCATCCTCGATGGAAGTCCCCTCGGGCAGTATGCCCGCAATGGACTCTTCGCCGGGGTTCGCGGCGGCGGACAGGAGGACCACGGCCTTATAGGGGTTCCCCTCCTCGCTGATGATCTCCAGCGCCAGGCGTCCGCCCATGGAATAGCCCAAAATACCCAGCTTCGCCTCATCAATATCATAGTTTTCCAGCAGATAGGCCAGGGAGGCATTGGAGTCGGACTTCATGTTGGAGAGCGTATTCTCCGTAAAAGGCGCGGTGGAATCACCGCAGCCGGGGAAGTCCATGCGGATGGAGGCAATGCCCGCCTCGGCCAGAGCGGCGGCCACGCCGCCGAAACCCACGTTCTCATCTTTGCTGCCGCCGTGGCCGTGGTTCATAACCACAGCCGGGAAGGGTCCCTCCCCCTTGGGGATGGTGACTACGGCAGGCACCTGACGATCTCCGTTGGGGATGGAAACGGTGGTGGCGGTATAGGCGTCGGTCTCCACGGTGCCGGAGGGCTCCAGCTTGGCGTAATTCATAAGAATGACGGCCAGCTCGGTGCGCACGGCGGTGCCGTTGGGGTCCAGCAGGTTCCCCGGCTTGCCGGAGAGAATCCCGTTGTAAAAGCAGATGCTCATACCGGAGAGCGCCCAGTCCGGAATGGCGTCGTAATCGGCCATCTCCTGCATAGCCATACCACCCGCGGTGACGTCCATGTTTTGGTACTCGGCGTAGCGGGCGACCACGGTGGCCAGCTCGGCGCGGGTGATGGCGCGCTCGCCGTTGAAGCTGCCGTCCTCCGGGATGGCGGCGAGACCAATGCCTGCCGCCCAGTTGGCCGCGTCGGCGTACCACTTGCCGCTGATGTCGCGGAAGGCGGACCAGGTCAGGTCTCCATCAGCGGACACCAGGGCGGCGCCATCCTCGGCGGGCATCTCAGCCGAGTCGGGCTGTCCCTCCATGTTGTAGAGGGTCTGGAACACTGTGGCGCGGGTCACCGTGCCGTTGGGGGTGAATACCTTGGCCTCAGTGCTGGTGGAGCCCATGATGCCGTTCTCGATAACATAATGCACCGCCTCAGCGTACCACGCATCCGCGTCCACATCCGCCCAGTCGGCAGCCTCGGGCTCCTCAGGGGTCTCGGCAGGGGCGTTCGTCACTGTGATACGACCCCCGGTCTGCCCATAACGAGCCTCAGTGACCGTGCCACCCAGCTCATCGGTGATATAATCCATCAGGACCTCATCCATGGAAACTCCCAAATCATAGTTGACGGTAGCAGCCTTGAAGGCATAGTAGGTATCGCCGCCGGAAGCCATGAAGTCATTGGTGGCAATGGTGTAAGTTTCGGTGAGGCTGAAGTCCCTGCCCCCCACGCTTTCAATGGAGACGCGCCCGATGGAAGCGGGAGCGTAGTAGGTGGAGCCGGGGTACTGCTCGCCCTGGTCATAGGCCACGCCGGCGTCTACGGTGAATACGATGCCGGACACCTGGGGGAACCCGCCGATGGCAGTGGGCGTGCAGTAGGTGGAGGCCTCCAGCGCCTCCAGCAGCTCGGCTCCGGTAACCTTGACGATGCTCAGCGTGTTGCCGAAGGGGAGCACGGTGTTGACATCCTTCTTGGTGATGTCCCCGGCGGCGATGCTGGCGCGGATGCCGCCTCCGTTGGTAACGGCCGCGTCCACCGCCTCGCCTTCCCGCTCGGCGCCCCAGACCAAAGCGTCGGTGATCAGGTCGCCCAGATTGGTTTCCTCCGTTCGGTTGCCGGGCTCACGCTCGCCGTTAAGAAGGGCCTCCGTGCCGGCAAACACCGCGCCGTACTCCTCGTCTACCTGGGCCTGGATCTCGGCGGCACGGGCAGCCACCGCTTCGTCGGTCAGGCTGACGCTTTCGGCGGGGATGCTCTGGGCAGTGATCCCCGTCTCGTCGAGAACGACCATTCCGATGTTTGCCAGCTTGGTGCCGGTGGAGGCGATCACGGTGTCGCCCACCTGATTGCCCTCGGCCACAGCGGCGATATCTTCCATGGTGGAATGGGAGTGCCCGTCAATGAACACATCAATGCCGGAGACCTCGGCCAGCAGATCCACGGAGCGGTTACCGGCGGACTCATCGTCAATGCCCAGATGCCCCAGGCAGACAATATAATCACAGCCTTCGGCCTCCAGCGCATCCACCTGCTCCTGCGCAGCGGCGAAGAGCGCCTCACCGGCCAGGAAGGTAACGCCCTCGATCTTGGCGGGGTGGGCTTTGGTGGCGGTCTCAGGGGTATCCAAGCCGAACACACCGATCTTGACGCCGTCCTCCGTGGTGAATACCGTGTTGGCGCCGAAGGCCACCGTGTCTCCATAGAGGACGTTGGCGGCCACGATGGGGAACTCCGCTTCATCGGCCAGCGCGGCCAGATTGGCGTAGCCGTAGTCAAATTCGTGGTTGCCGGGGGCCGCCACATCATACCCTGCCAAATTCATCAGCTCCACGGCGGATGCCCCTTCCGAGATGCTGACGGTGGGATCTCCCTGGATGAAATCACCGGCGTCCATCAGCAGGACATAGGCGCCCGCCTCCTCCATGGCGGCTTTCAAGGCGGCCACCTTGGCATAGCCGGCGATGGCACCGTGCACGTCATTGGTATGCAGGATCACGATCTCTCCGGACATATCGTCCGGAACCGTGTAGGGGGCGGCCTCAGAGGTCGTCTCCTCTGCCGCCGCAGGTGCGGCCAGGGAGAATACCAGGGCCGCCGCCAGCAGCAGCGACAACAATTTTTTCTGCTTCATTCTTTTGCTTCCACCTTTCTTTTCCACAGTTCGGATACCATTTGCCCGTATGGTCTGGATCTTTATAATAGTAGCAAAGCAGTGCGGGGAATACAAGAGCCGGCGGTCGAAAAGTGCGGGATTTTGCTTTTTCAATGCAGAGGGGCCGAAAACGAGCATGCTCGTCTCCGGCCCTTTCATTCTTATTTCGTGGCCCAATTGCCCGTGGCCTCGGCGGTGAGGTAGGCGTTGATGAACCCGTCCAGCTCACCGTCCATGACGGCGTTGATGTTGCTGGTCTCAAAGGCGGTGCGGTTGTCTTTGACCAGCTGATAGGGCATGAACACATAGGAGCGGATCTGGCTGCCCCACTCGATCTTGAGCTGCACGCCCTTGATGTCGGAGATCTTCTCGGCATGCTCCTGCATTTTGAGCTCCACCAGTTTGGAGCGGAGCATCCGCATACAGGTGTCTTTGTTCTGGAACTGGCTCCGCTCGGTCTGACAGGCCACTACCACCCCCGTGGGCTTGTGGATCAGCCGGACGGCGGAGGATGTCTTGTTGATGTGCTGGCCGCCGGCGCCGGAGGAGCGGTAGACCTGCATCTCGATATCCTCGGGACGGATATCCACCTCCACGTCGTCCGGGATCTCCGGCATGACCTCCACAGCGGCAAAGGAGGTCTGCCTCCGGGCATTGGCATCAAAGGGAGAGACCCGGACCAGCCGGTGGACGCCGTGTTCGCTCTTGAGGTGTCCGTATGCGTTGTCGCCCTGGATCATAATGGTTGCGGATTTGATGCCGGCCTCGTCGCCGTCCAGGTAATCCACCACCTGGTAGGTGAAATCGTGCCGCTCTGCCCAGCGGGTATACATACGGTAAAGCATCTGCGCCCAGTCCTGGGCCTCGGTGCCGCCCGCTCCGGCATGGATCGTGAGGATGGCATTGGCACTGTCATACTCTCCGGTGAGCAGCGTGGAGAGGCGCGCCTCCTCCATCTCAGCCTCCAGCCGTGCAAAACCCGTCTCCACCTCTGGCACCAGGGAGTCGTCCTCTTCCTCGTTGCCCATTTCGCACAGGGTCATCAGATCGTCCCACTGGCCTTCCCGTTTCCGCTGCGCCTCCAGCTTGTTCTCCAGCTGACGCATTCTGCGGGTCACCTTTTGGGACTTCTCCAGGTCGTCCCAAAAGCCGGGCGCGGCGCTTTCAGAGTTCAGCATATCCAGCTCCTGCTCGGCGGCGGGCAGGTTCAGGGCCTGGGCCAGCTCGTCCAGGGCCGGCTTGATGTTGTTCAGCTTTACCTTGTACTCGTCAAATTGCAGCATCGCTCGCACGCTCACTTCCGTTCAAATAGCTCATATATTATATCCGAATCTCCCCATGATGTAAAGAAAAACCCGCCCAAAAGGCGGGCGGGTTCATCTATCGCTGATATTGGGCTGTTGGTCGCCGTGAAAAATGAGATCGTCCACGTCTCCCGCTCCGGTCGCCCGACGCGGCTCATTCTCCCGCTGCTCTTCCGGCATTTCCCTGCGCCTCCCTCTGTTTTTTGATGTACGTATCAGTATATGCAGTACCATCCTCAGTATGTGCGCTCGCCCTCTGCCAAAATTGTCGGGCATTGTCAAAACTTTTGGGGTTGACACGCCGCTCCAGATGTGTTATTCTATTTGAGCACTTAAAAAGTACAGTGAGCTGGAGTAACACGCCGGAGTGGCGGAATTGGTAGACGCCCGGGACTTAAAATCCTGTGGGAGCGATCCCGTGCCGGTTCGACTCCGGTCTCCGGTACCAATATCGCGGGGTAGAGCAGTTTGGTAGCTCGTCGGGCTCATAACCCGGAGGTCAGTGGTTCAAATCCACTCCCCGCAACCATAAACCCTAGGACCGCAAAGGTTCTAGGGTTTTCTCTTTGCTTGCGCTTTTCGACTTTTTTCGCCCCTCTGCGCATCGTTCGGATCATGGTCCGGACGATTCTGTTTCCCAGCAGAGCGCATCCTGTACAGCATTGTGCAGGTGGACCAGGCTGAGTTCCAGCTCATTGCACAGCGCCACAAAGCGTTCGGCCACAGTTTTACTCAAAAATACATCCGGCAGATAGATGGTCTCTCGCATGACATTCTGGGCAAGTTCGCACCCGCAAATTCCATAGGCGGTATATACTCCGTGTTCTTGGTTATATTGCTCCTCCTTGATGAGCCTGTACTGATACATATACTATTCCTCCCAATCGCTCTGGTCAATTTGCTGTATGCGCTGTCGCTCAAAATGAGAGCAGCTTCCGGGCACTCTCTGCGAAAATAACAAATTTTTCATGGATATTGGCGTCTTTTTTACCTCAAGACGCATTGGTTTTCTGATTTCGTTGGAAAGGATGCTTGAAATGCGCATTGCAATATGCGATGATAAAGCCCTTGACCGGGCACTTATTATGGACCTATTGCAGCAGTATCTGGAAGATCGCTCCATCCGATGTGAACTGACCGGCTATGAGGATGGGGTCACACTAATCTGCGACATGGAAGACGGCCTCTGGTTCGACGCGGTCTTTCTTGATATTTATATGAGAGAACTGCTCGGGATCGAAGTGGCCCGCAGGCTGCGTTCCCTTCATTACGACGGCGCCATTGTTTTTCTCACCGGCACGAAAAAATTTGCGGTGGACAGCTATGAGGTGTCCGCCTTCGGCTATCTTCTGAAGCCCCACAGCGTGGAGAAGATCTAGAAGCTCATGGACCGGCTCACCCATGACTTTGACATCAGCGCCTATCAGGTGCAGCAGTGGAACCGGCTTATACTGATCCCCTATCATGATATTCAGTATGTGGAGAGTTCCAACTCCAAGTGTATCCTCCACAGTAAGGGCGGAGCCACTTATAACATTTATAAACGCTTGGATACCATTGAACAGGAGCTGAACGATCCTCGTTTTCTGCGCAGTCATCAGAGTTTTCTGGTGAACATGGACTATATACGGCAGGCGGACAAGCACTTTGAACTGCTGACCGGAGATATCGTCTCCATCCGGCAGCGGGATCTGAAGGCAATCCGCCAGTAGTACCTCGACTACATAGAGAAGAAGAACGCCTCTGACTCCGATATGAAATCCAAAGCATTGCCCCAGGGCGGCTGAACCGTCCGTCACGGGCCATCGCCGCTCTAAAAAATGTCCCAGGTAGACCCAACCGGGTCCACCTGGGACATTTTCCTCTTCCTATTGTCTGAAAAAACCCACCATGGGATGGGTCAAATCATAAATCAGTACTCCTAGTACAAACAGGGTCAGCACACAGCAGCACAGAAACAGGCGGTGCAGCCACTTCTCCTTCCCTGCAATGATCTTTTCGTACAGCTCTATGATTTCATTGTTGAGCGGCGCAGCCCGTTGGCCGCCCTTGTCCTTTATTCCCACCAGCTCATCCAGCGAACCGTCCAGCGCCATGACAATATCACACACCGTCTGAAAGCTGGGGTTATCTGTCTGTCCTGCCATAATTCGATTGATCGTTCCCACCGGAATCCCCGCCAGATCTGCCAATTGCTGATTCGTCAGCTTTCTCTGGTCCTTCAACTCTTTCAGCTGTGTCGAAATCATTTTTTATCACCCACGATAAGACAATTTATCAGATATATCGCGTTTTTCCAAACCCATTACCAGATTTGTGTTTGACACATTCCGCCCTCTGCCCTACTATCTTGTATAGATATCTGAAATCCGTTTGACGGGAACAGTATAACATAAGTTTATATGTGGTGCAAACTCTGAGATGGAGGAATTCGATCATGATGAAAAAGCATTCGCTCAATCATCTGGGCCTGTGGCTGCTTCCGGAGTTGAGCCGCAGGGATATCCAGTTGAGAGAATTTGCCCACCTGCTGGGCACAACGTCCCAGGGCCTCTCGGACCTCCTCCGCGGTCAGCGCTTCAGCTCACACACGCTGGCCCAATGGCAGCTCCGCTTTCAGGAAAAACTGGATGAGATCGATCAGGCGTCCCTTTCTCCTGTCGGCCCCTGCCGTATCCACTATCAAGTCGTCTGCTTCTGCATTAAAAATACATCTGCGGATACCTACTATACCTACGGCCTTCAGTGCCTCTGCAAGCTGTCTGGACAGTGGATACAGCTCGATATGATCCAGGACATCTCCCTCTGCGGAGACGACGTGTTCAGCCTGGCCTCCAGGTTCAACACGCTGCAGCTCTCTCCCCTCCACTTCAGGGATGCCGTGCTCGACAGCGTAAGTTGATTTTTTTCTTCATCGTCCCGGAGTTGACGAGGTTGGATGGACCTATTTTAAAAATGATAGATCCAATATAAAAAGGCGGCGGCCCGAAGGGCAAAGTTTCATAAAGAAGTTAAGGGCAAGGCAGACCGCAATGGTTTGCCTTGCCCTGTTTATAGTGTGTAAACCCACTATGACACTTTCGGGGAAAGTGCCTGTGGGAGAGAGATAAACTGAAGGTTACCGCGCATATTGAATCCACCCGATAATCAGAAGATGCAGCGGATAATAGAGGTAAAACAGCCATTTCATGACACGGTTCAATTTCTCGTTGTTACCTCTTTGGCCATTGTATAGCCTGATAATTGGAATTGCAAAAATGATGCCCATCTGCAATAGCCCATAGACTTTGTCAATTGCAAAGAAATACACCGTCGCATAAATCGCCACATAGAAAACCATCCACAACATTTGTGTTTTGAATTTTCCCCAATTTGTTCCGAACGCCAAAATACACAGATTTGCAACACAACTCCAGTCGCTGGGGAAGCTTATCAAGCAGATCAGTACGATAAGGATGACTTTTACTGTATTTTTCTGTACGCTTCGGCTGTTCACCACCCGAAGCATAACCAACCCCCATGCAAGCGACCACATGACGCTTGTCTGGTTCAGTACACTTCCGTAGTAAAAGGGAATAAAGGACTTCCAATTGACAAAATCCATCGACGCAAACACATAGGCAAAGTGTGATATGAATGCAAACAGAAACAGCCGCACCGTGTATTTGTTCAAATTTTTAGTATAGTGATACCCCTCCGCAATAAAGTAACACATAATGGGGCAGGTAAGTCTGCCTATGATATGAAGCAAAATCGGTACAAACTCTTTTGGATAGCCGGGATAGATCATCCATGTAACATGATCAATTGTCATTGCAATAACAGCAATTAACTTGATTGTATTTGCATCCATTTTCTTATATCTTTCCATGTAGTATTCCTCTTATGAAAATCCCGCTTTTTGGGTTGGTTCATTATAAAACAACACCCGCCGAAAAGCAATTGCTTTTCGGCGGGTGTTAACTTCCTTACGGTATGTTCC contains:
- a CDS encoding alpha/beta fold hydrolase, which encodes MKKKMLSLFLAFAMVITMAAPALAAEESEGGKIVILHTNDVHCGIDQAKNEEGEVTNMGYAGVAAYKTAMETEYGAGNVTLVDAGDAIQGGPIGTLSKGAYIVDIMNEVGYDLAIPGNHEFDYGMENFLSLAKEKAEYEYLCANFTDLEGNPVLEGYKVLTYGDVKVGYVGIDTPESFTKSTPTYFQDAEGNYIYSFCQGNEGADLYNAVQKAVDAARAEGADYVVALGHLGIDEQSSPWTSTEVIANTTGIDVLIDGHSHSTFEKTEKNKDGEDVVVAQTGTKLENLGKVVIDTATGEITSELVAAKDCAAEDEATAAFVKGINDEFAEVLKKVVAKTDVELTTKDTVTGERAVRSAETNLGDLCADAYRVMLDADVAFVNGGGVRADIPAGDITYEQIINVHPFGNEACVVETTGQDILDALEMGARVMPEENGGFLQVSGLTYTIDTSIPSSVVLNDEKEFVKVEGERRVKDVLVNGAPIDPEKTYTLASHNYMLKSGGDGFVMFKDDPLLKDCVMIDNQVLINYIVDELGGVVSEDYADPAGQGRIKVTGTPAETPEEPETADWADVDADAWYAEAVHYVIENGIMGSTSTEAKVFTPNGMVTRATVFQTLYNAQGKPEVGETTFADVKGKWYASAAAWAEEVGLAVVPTDGGFYGERAITRAEIATIFARYAELEGKIVTDGDLSAYTDVADVADWAADGMRVAVGSGIIGGKPGNLLDPNGTAVRTELATILMNYAKLSSGYSETYVEIEVPETDGIPAHTIPGVLTVPDEGAYAAVVMLHGTGSNKDEAGNGYATAAPLMALQGLATLRIDFMGNGDSTASYSDYCYTSANIDAKAAADYLTAELKLNNLAVMGWSQGGTNALLAAAAYPDTFKAVITWAGAMRLSGANFFEDYDAAYETAKKEGSVELTFDWRDPLPLGLRWFEESLSTDKAAEVAKITGPILAINGLADTTVTPDNADQIVAASKNENSRTYFIENCDHTFNVFSGDDTALTDAIYAGIGFLENTFNGGIGAGVTSVSKYGNVTTNIPAYQFAGAGFELGDILNVTVGDTTVQAPYGDAYSNVDNGNVVILADGDGYVTVAINMGNFSGTYGAEVGSYLEFTMAEKAGYLEEYEIRNIDSLRTNERDDYASDEVFANFRPVVMGDIPAGILYRSSSPVNPELGRNSYADKLAEAAGIKTVLNLADSLEVLEAYEGYAGTYYATLNVAPLDMGVDFAAEEFNAKLKTGLVYLIDNEGPYLIHCNEGKDRAGFVAALLEALGGAEAEEIVEDYMLSYENYYHVEHHSDRWYSIANSNIIKTLCTLTGTETKEEMKQADLRQAAETYLMGTVGLTAEQVAAVRTAITTPVTAEAAA
- a CDS encoding alpha/beta fold hydrolase is translated as MKQKKLLSLLLAAALVFSLAAPAAAEETTSEAAPYTVPDDMSGEIVILHTNDVHGAIAGYAKVAALKAAMEEAGAYVLLMDAGDFIQGDPTVSISEGASAVELMNLAGYDVAAPGNHEFDYGYANLAALADEAEFPIVAANVLYGDTVAFGANTVFTTEDGVKIGVFGLDTPETATKAHPAKIEGVTFLAGEALFAAAQEQVDALEAEGCDYIVCLGHLGIDDESAGNRSVDLLAEVSGIDVFIDGHSHSTMEDIAAVAEGNQVGDTVIASTGTKLANIGMVVLDETGITAQSIPAESVSLTDEAVAARAAEIQAQVDEEYGAVFAGTEALLNGEREPGNRTEETNLGDLITDALVWGAEREGEAVDAAVTNGGGIRASIAAGDITKKDVNTVLPFGNTLSIVKVTGAELLEALEASTYCTPTAIGGFPQVSGIVFTVDAGVAYDQGEQYPGSTYYAPASIGRVSIESVGGRDFSLTETYTIATNDFMASGGDTYYAFKAATVNYDLGVSMDEVLMDYITDELGGTVTEARYGQTGGRITVTNAPAETPEEPEAADWADVDADAWYAEAVHYVIENGIMGSTSTEAKVFTPNGTVTRATVFQTLYNMEGQPDSAEMPAEDGAALVSADGDLTWSAFRDISGKWYADAANWAAGIGLAAIPEDGSFNGERAITRAELATVVARYAEYQNMDVTAGGMAMQEMADYDAIPDWALSGMSICFYNGILSGKPGNLLDPNGTAVRTELAVILMNYAKLEPSGTVETDAYTATTVSIPNGDRQVPAVVTIPKGEGPFPAVVMNHGHGGSKDENVGFGGVAAALAEAGIASIRMDFPGCGDSTAPFTENTLSNMKSDSNASLAYLLENYDIDEAKLGILGYSMGGRLALEIISEEGNPYKAVVLLSAAANPGEESIAGILPEGTSIEDAIASAEEKGSFDYTTRYGQNLSLSAQWFEDMLVDPLANIKNYTGPMLVLHGDKDDVVTDATNKLIVAAYPAAEEIVVPDADHGYGFYSDQPAVTAAVEGSISAFFSRNLLGKTSMEDYLATTEYEWFATGKTDYMIQGKMVSQDTEVYNELEDAHYTAQPNGADVILKGTVGEEWVTKLEKVIQTYTKADGSELTAEDFTADTYIELKTKPTTGNFACFVPAELQVEVQTSWGDVLQANRAGVPHGEGDYLVCAVGEDGQPDLTDVWVVNGAVFPSTYDMTNAETEPSAAA